Proteins encoded by one window of Fischerella sp. PCC 9605:
- a CDS encoding anion transporter, with protein MLPNIYKFAIYGVLGLTYLGLALGYLPGLRMNRATIALVGSAFLIALGVLSLQEAWDAIDATTIVFLLSMMVVNANLSYAGFFPQALSLLLRFTRSPLGLLVALTFGSGILSAFFLNDTLALIFTPLTLSLTQALRLNPVPYLLAIAGATNIGSVATLSGNPQNILIGSFSDIRYLDFMRAMAPIAVTGLAIQVILLCLLYPNVRSIVPCEHLPTGNQRIFKPLFYKTLTITTGLLIAFTVGLPLAESALVAASLLLVTRRIKPQRILKKVDWNLLVMFSGLFILSKVTQKLNLLKPFTYAINSPTGLLGVTAILSNLISNVPAVLLLQPLIPKDDTQSWLLLAAGSTLAGNLTLFGSVANLIVVEAAAELGYKLTFWEHLRFGVPVTVLTLLLVYIAVAR; from the coding sequence ATGTTACCAAATATTTACAAATTTGCCATCTATGGCGTTTTGGGACTGACCTATCTGGGTTTGGCATTGGGCTACCTGCCTGGTTTACGCATGAACCGTGCCACGATTGCCTTAGTAGGGTCTGCTTTTTTGATTGCTCTGGGTGTATTGAGTCTACAAGAGGCATGGGATGCGATTGATGCCACCACGATTGTGTTTTTGTTAAGCATGATGGTGGTTAACGCCAACCTCTCCTATGCAGGGTTTTTCCCGCAAGCACTGTCGCTGCTTTTGCGTTTTACCCGTAGCCCCTTGGGCTTATTAGTGGCGTTAACCTTTGGCAGTGGCATTCTTTCCGCCTTTTTTCTCAATGACACCTTGGCGCTAATTTTTACACCATTAACCTTGAGCTTGACTCAAGCCTTGAGATTGAACCCCGTACCTTATTTATTGGCGATCGCAGGAGCAACTAATATTGGTTCTGTTGCCACTTTGAGCGGTAATCCTCAAAACATCTTGATTGGCTCCTTCTCAGACATCCGTTACCTGGATTTTATGCGGGCAATGGCTCCAATTGCAGTAACAGGCTTAGCAATTCAGGTAATTCTACTGTGCTTGCTTTATCCAAATGTACGCTCAATTGTGCCTTGCGAACATTTGCCCACCGGGAACCAGCGCATCTTCAAACCTCTGTTTTACAAAACCTTAACAATAACCACCGGATTGTTAATTGCTTTTACTGTTGGTTTACCTTTAGCAGAGTCTGCTTTAGTCGCCGCTAGCTTGTTGCTTGTCACCCGCCGGATCAAACCACAGCGCATTCTCAAAAAAGTAGATTGGAACCTGCTGGTGATGTTTTCTGGACTGTTTATTTTGAGTAAAGTCACACAAAAGTTGAATTTGCTCAAGCCTTTTACCTATGCAATCAACTCTCCTACTGGTCTTTTGGGAGTTACAGCAATTTTGTCGAACTTAATTTCTAATGTTCCTGCGGTACTTCTACTGCAACCCTTAATTCCCAAAGATGATACTCAGTCCTGGTTGTTGTTAGCAGCGGGGTCAACTTTAGCTGGTAACTTAACTTTGTTTGGTTCGGTAGCAAACTTAATAGTCGTAGAAGCCGCCGCTGAGTTAGGTTACAAGCTGACCTTTTGGGAACATCTGCGCTTTGGCGTACCAGTGACAGTGTTAACTTTACTTCTGGTTTATATAGCTGTTGCCAGGTAG
- a CDS encoding sulfite oxidase-like oxidoreductase: MLGKFFQKPTQEQGDRVPPGQHLAKGFPVLTYGATPQVSTDEWEFRVWGLVQPKTFTWSDFMALPQQEFTADFHCVTRWSKLDVKWTGIKVTDFMKLIEVDPKAAHVMEHCYGGYTTNISMEDFLREENFFAFKLFGELLPAEHGGPMRLVVPHLYAWKSAKWINGLEFLQREELGFWERNGYHRRGEPWAEERYSSF; encoded by the coding sequence ATGCTAGGAAAATTTTTTCAAAAGCCGACGCAAGAACAGGGCGATCGCGTTCCACCCGGTCAACATTTGGCTAAGGGCTTTCCTGTTTTAACTTATGGTGCGACTCCCCAAGTCAGCACAGATGAATGGGAATTTCGCGTCTGGGGTTTGGTACAACCCAAGACTTTTACTTGGTCAGACTTCATGGCCCTACCTCAGCAGGAATTTACTGCTGACTTCCACTGTGTAACCCGCTGGTCTAAACTCGATGTCAAGTGGACTGGGATTAAAGTGACAGACTTTATGAAACTAATTGAAGTCGATCCGAAAGCAGCCCACGTTATGGAACACTGCTACGGCGGCTACACTACCAATATTTCAATGGAAGATTTTCTTAGAGAAGAAAATTTCTTTGCCTTTAAATTATTTGGTGAACTGTTACCCGCAGAACATGGCGGGCCAATGCGGCTGGTGGTTCCCCACCTTTATGCTTGGAAAAGTGCCAAGTGGATTAACGGCCTGGAGTTTCTTCAGCGCGAAGAACTTGGTTTTTGGGAACGCAATGGCTACCATCGCCGGGGCGAACCTTGGGCGGAGGAACGTTATAGCAGTTTTTAA
- a CDS encoding Mo-dependent nitrogenase C-terminal domain-containing protein: protein MKVFDNTTKKIFFASWVSLNPTEASHANVIQLGRPVSKLHIDILQPLRHWLDRVQVRDRQLAHRLCQYIPAQCPFERDVKLFGKTLLHIPPMCKLNPLYEEVVSLRFRALCYLADECGEDISQYC from the coding sequence ATGAAGGTATTCGATAATACCACAAAAAAGATTTTTTTTGCTAGCTGGGTATCGCTAAATCCAACCGAAGCTAGTCACGCTAATGTCATTCAGCTGGGTCGTCCAGTATCCAAGCTTCATATTGATATTCTCCAGCCTTTGCGTCACTGGCTAGACCGCGTTCAAGTCCGCGATCGCCAACTAGCACACCGATTGTGCCAATACATTCCTGCTCAGTGTCCCTTTGAGCGTGATGTGAAGTTATTTGGTAAAACCTTGTTGCACATACCCCCGATGTGCAAGCTCAACCCCTTGTACGAAGAAGTAGTAAGCTTGCGTTTCCGAGCGCTGTGCTATCTAGCTGATGAGTGCGGCGAGGATATATCGCAGTATTGTTAG
- the rpmF gene encoding 50S ribosomal protein L32 yields MAVPKKKTSKSKRDKRRATWRHKAAVEAQKALSLGKSILTGRSTFVYPTAEEEEEEE; encoded by the coding sequence ATGGCTGTTCCAAAGAAGAAAACATCTAAATCTAAACGCGATAAACGTAGAGCTACCTGGAGGCACAAAGCCGCTGTTGAAGCCCAAAAAGCTCTTTCTCTCGGCAAGTCGATTTTGACTGGACGTTCTACATTTGTTTACCCAACTGCTGAAGAAGAGGAAGAAGAGGAATAA
- a CDS encoding caspase family protein, with translation MANNWAIAIGINQYQFFQPLGCAQADAEALKDFLVVEAGFLQQQCLLMTDTSPPLGDRSTYPTKENILLLLEDLAAACWQPQDRLWFFFSGYGVNHNGQDYLMPQEGNPERIEETGIELRALMQSLQIAGLDALLLLDINRAFATQANALVGQETVELAQEFQIPTILSCQPEQFSHESSELGHGFFTAAVLETLRSGNGNTLEDLERYLSLRTPELCQHYWRPTQNPVTVIPSRQQGILPSIEDTATIASEEIFAAALSTPSLDPNADRIITDTIRWGTGGGGVGEAAPWAGSNSPLPTAAITNNSENKGAATANTSSFWKPLMLWGAGTTIVLGLFGVVYFRNQAGFKTTVEVFSTSSKTANDDAETEILPVSPKEMTRSSVTNTTRNTKIIENLPPIPPSLQKSQAISPTALDSQSIKRDQAISDLAKMSLRPNQASDLSVAIAKARNVKPGEPQYEQAQTNIQIWSSMILNLAQSRANQRKYAKAIAAAELISPDQAIYSQAQTAINQWRLQAKQYMANKTLLDAANALIQPRQASTYNRAIEVAKKVSPGEPGFEEAQKSMNQWSETILKLAMRRASRGQFRAAIQTAALVPEGTSAYNKAQQELQKWQSQ, from the coding sequence ATGGCAAATAACTGGGCGATCGCCATTGGCATAAATCAATATCAGTTCTTTCAACCTTTAGGGTGTGCTCAAGCCGATGCCGAGGCGTTAAAGGATTTTTTAGTAGTAGAAGCAGGTTTTTTGCAGCAACAGTGTCTGTTAATGACAGACACTTCGCCGCCTTTGGGTGACAGATCTACTTACCCTACAAAAGAAAACATTCTGCTTTTGCTGGAAGATTTAGCAGCAGCGTGTTGGCAACCTCAAGACCGACTGTGGTTTTTCTTTAGTGGTTATGGCGTCAACCACAATGGACAAGATTACTTAATGCCACAAGAAGGAAACCCCGAACGCATAGAGGAAACTGGCATAGAATTAAGAGCGCTGATGCAAAGTCTGCAAATAGCTGGACTTGATGCATTATTATTGCTTGATATCAACCGTGCTTTTGCAACCCAAGCAAATGCTCTCGTTGGGCAAGAAACAGTTGAACTAGCTCAAGAATTCCAAATTCCCACAATTCTGTCTTGTCAACCGGAACAATTTTCCCACGAAAGTAGCGAACTCGGTCACGGATTTTTTACAGCAGCAGTATTAGAAACTTTACGGTCTGGCAATGGTAACACTTTAGAGGATCTAGAAAGATACCTGAGCCTCCGCACACCAGAACTATGTCAACACTACTGGCGTCCTACACAAAATCCTGTTACTGTTATTCCCTCTAGGCAGCAAGGAATCTTGCCGTCAATAGAAGATACAGCCACAATTGCTTCTGAAGAAATTTTCGCTGCTGCCCTTTCAACGCCTTCACTAGACCCTAATGCTGACAGAATCATAACAGACACGATTAGGTGGGGTACAGGAGGAGGAGGAGTAGGGGAGGCTGCGCCGTGGGCGGGTTCCAACTCCCCACTCCCCACCGCAGCTATAACAAATAACTCGGAAAACAAAGGGGCGGCGACAGCAAACACCTCCTCATTTTGGAAACCATTAATGTTATGGGGTGCAGGTACGACAATAGTTCTGGGCTTGTTTGGAGTAGTTTATTTCCGCAACCAAGCAGGTTTTAAAACAACTGTGGAGGTGTTCTCAACTTCATCCAAAACAGCTAATGATGATGCCGAAACAGAGATACTTCCTGTATCACCTAAAGAAATGACTCGTAGTAGTGTTACTAATACTACTCGTAACACCAAGATAATTGAGAATTTACCACCAATTCCACCATCTTTACAAAAAAGTCAAGCAATCTCGCCAACAGCCCTTGATTCTCAGTCAATCAAGCGTGACCAAGCCATATCGGACTTGGCGAAAATGTCTCTGAGACCAAACCAGGCTAGCGATCTCAGCGTAGCGATCGCTAAAGCCCGAAATGTTAAACCTGGTGAACCACAATACGAACAAGCACAAACAAATATTCAGATTTGGAGCAGCATGATCTTAAATCTAGCCCAAAGTCGTGCTAACCAAAGAAAATATGCTAAAGCAATAGCTGCTGCCGAGTTAATTAGCCCAGATCAGGCAATTTATTCACAAGCACAAACGGCTATCAACCAGTGGCGGCTACAAGCAAAGCAGTATATGGCTAACAAAACTCTTTTAGATGCTGCTAATGCTTTAATTCAACCAAGACAGGCGTCTACCTATAACCGCGCTATCGAAGTTGCTAAAAAAGTTTCACCAGGAGAACCAGGCTTTGAGGAAGCTCAAAAATCGATGAATCAATGGAGTGAAACAATTTTAAAGCTTGCTATGCGTCGTGCCTCTAGAGGACAATTCAGAGCAGCAATACAAACAGCTGCTTTAGTTCCAGAGGGGACATCTGCATACAACAAAGCTCAGCAAGAACTCCAAAAGTGGCAAAGTCAATAG